A region of Pseudarthrobacter sp. NIBRBAC000502770 DNA encodes the following proteins:
- a CDS encoding putative protein N(5)-glutamine methyltransferase — protein MGCPEGGVQPPPGSRAVHGQSAPLGFNQIVSRLRSAGCVFAEDEARLLLAGRAGPAELSLSVQRRVEGVPLEHILGWAEFAGGRVVVEPGVFVPRRRTELLVSEALDLLLGEALGLPPDAALPAPPVVVDLCCGSGAVGTAILRSAPHVELHAADIEPAAVRCARRNLEPLGGQVHAGDLFAALPRELRGRIRVLVVNAPYVPTEAIRTMPPEARLYEPAASLDGGPDGLDFHRRVAAGGIGWLAAGGHLIIETSQRQAAGTSAILAAAGFGTRTVHSEEVDGTVVVGRVAAGTH, from the coding sequence ATGGGCTGCCCGGAGGGCGGTGTTCAGCCTCCTCCCGGCTCGCGCGCTGTCCATGGCCAGTCCGCGCCGCTGGGCTTCAACCAGATCGTGTCCCGGTTGCGGTCTGCCGGCTGTGTGTTCGCCGAAGATGAGGCCCGGCTCCTCCTCGCTGGGCGCGCCGGCCCCGCGGAACTTTCACTCAGTGTCCAGCGGCGGGTGGAAGGCGTCCCCTTGGAGCACATCCTTGGATGGGCTGAGTTTGCCGGCGGCCGTGTTGTGGTTGAGCCCGGCGTTTTCGTGCCGCGGCGACGCACGGAACTTCTGGTCAGCGAGGCCCTGGATCTGCTGCTTGGCGAGGCCTTGGGCCTGCCGCCGGACGCCGCACTGCCGGCGCCTCCGGTAGTGGTGGATCTCTGTTGTGGATCCGGGGCCGTGGGAACGGCCATCCTGCGAAGCGCCCCGCACGTGGAACTGCATGCAGCGGATATCGAGCCTGCTGCCGTAAGGTGCGCCCGGCGGAACCTGGAGCCCCTGGGTGGCCAGGTTCATGCGGGTGACCTGTTCGCAGCCCTGCCGCGTGAACTGCGTGGCCGAATCCGGGTGCTCGTGGTCAATGCTCCCTACGTGCCCACGGAGGCAATCCGAACCATGCCCCCCGAAGCGCGGTTGTACGAACCTGCGGCATCCCTCGATGGCGGTCCTGACGGACTGGACTTCCACCGACGCGTCGCCGCCGGGGGCATTGGATGGCTGGCTGCCGGCGGGCACCTGATCATCGAAACCAGCCAGCGGCAAGCTGCCGGCACCTCCGCAATCCTGGCCGCCGCCGGGTTCGGCACACGGACAGTCCATTCGGAGGAAGTGGACGGCACCGTGGTCGTCGGGCGCGTGGCGGCAGGAACCCACTGA
- a CDS encoding HNH endonuclease signature motif containing protein, translating into MEAVGEQLDESFGVLYGGLFSGNADDAGSRRTGPARLRAVPGGEGSGPAILGALAEELATAALAAPGLLAIATYSEAADYAGHAEELARTVEYLQLLAAGAVERTRTQAITQAAARTTHATVPSPADDGCRNTAEFLRLRLRIPIREARRRLTLAQHTLPGTTLTGEPLPPPRPHLAAALTPGTDSIDPSRMIQGTAVSSHDATLITATLDRLQHHTTPETLDRIEEHLTTAATTTDPDFLTRLAQRWTDTIDADGTEPTEEALRNTQGAFIRKPRHGLHHLEIFATTDQYEHLLTVMNTATNPRTTTPATSTGDSPGTGTEHSRRTAETAALPDLPDLDRRTRAQQQLDGLITAAKTALATNTLPTTGGNRPQIIATIHYRDLFPTHAATSARKDHSAETGTGTFAFTGPVAAATLRKIACDADIIPALLGTNGEILDLGRKTRLFTPAQRTALTARDQGCAFPNCTIPAPWCEAHHITYWSHGGPTTTHNGVLLCSHHHHLIHKEQWTITTTGTPAFIPPRHLDPTQKPQQNHYFKPPPPPHQHE; encoded by the coding sequence ATGGAGGCAGTTGGGGAGCAGCTGGATGAGTCGTTCGGTGTGTTGTACGGCGGGCTGTTCAGCGGGAACGCGGACGACGCCGGCAGCCGGCGGACGGGTCCGGCCCGCCTTCGCGCCGTCCCCGGCGGGGAGGGATCCGGCCCTGCCATCCTCGGGGCGCTTGCCGAAGAACTCGCCACCGCCGCCCTGGCCGCCCCCGGCCTGCTGGCCATCGCCACCTACAGCGAGGCGGCCGATTACGCCGGCCACGCCGAGGAACTGGCCCGCACCGTGGAGTATCTTCAGCTCCTGGCCGCCGGTGCCGTGGAGCGGACCCGTACCCAGGCCATCACCCAGGCCGCGGCCCGGACCACCCACGCTACCGTGCCCTCACCGGCCGATGACGGGTGCCGGAACACCGCAGAGTTCCTCCGCCTCCGGCTTCGGATCCCCATCCGCGAAGCCCGCCGCCGACTCACCCTCGCACAGCACACCCTCCCCGGCACCACACTGACCGGCGAACCACTCCCACCACCCCGGCCCCACCTCGCCGCCGCCCTCACACCCGGCACGGACTCCATCGACCCTTCCCGGATGATTCAGGGCACCGCCGTGTCCTCCCACGACGCGACCCTCATCACCGCCACCCTGGACCGGCTCCAACACCACACCACCCCAGAGACCCTGGACCGGATCGAAGAGCACCTCACCACCGCAGCCACCACCACCGACCCCGACTTCCTCACCCGCCTGGCCCAACGCTGGACCGACACCATCGACGCCGACGGCACCGAACCCACCGAAGAAGCCCTCCGCAACACCCAAGGCGCCTTCATCCGCAAACCCCGCCACGGCCTGCACCACCTCGAAATCTTCGCCACCACCGACCAATACGAACACCTCCTCACCGTCATGAACACCGCCACCAACCCCCGCACCACCACCCCAGCCACCAGCACCGGCGACTCGCCCGGCACCGGCACCGAACACAGCAGGCGAACAGCCGAAACAGCAGCCCTGCCCGACCTGCCTGACCTGGACCGGCGCACCCGCGCCCAACAACAACTCGACGGCCTCATCACCGCCGCCAAAACCGCCCTCGCCACCAACACCCTGCCCACCACCGGCGGCAACCGACCCCAAATCATCGCCACCATCCACTACCGGGACCTCTTCCCCACCCACGCCGCCACCTCCGCAAGAAAAGACCACAGCGCGGAAACAGGGACAGGAACCTTCGCGTTCACCGGCCCCGTCGCCGCGGCCACCCTGCGCAAAATCGCCTGCGACGCCGACATCATCCCCGCCCTCCTGGGCACCAACGGCGAAATCCTCGACCTCGGCCGCAAAACCCGCCTCTTCACCCCCGCCCAACGCACCGCCCTCACCGCCCGCGACCAAGGCTGCGCCTTCCCCAACTGCACCATCCCCGCACCCTGGTGCGAAGCCCACCACATCACCTACTGGTCACACGGCGGACCCACCACCACCCACAACGGCGTCCTGCTCTGCAGCCACCACCACCACCTCATCCACAAAGAACAATGGACCATCACCACCACCGGCACACCCGCCTTCATCCCCCCACGCCACCTCGACCCCACCCAAAAACCCCAACAAAACCACTACTTCAAACCCCCACCACCACCCCATCAACACGAATAG